A single region of the Streptomyces sp. ITFR-16 genome encodes:
- the rplO gene encoding 50S ribosomal protein L15, whose translation MAENKPLKAHDLRPAPGAKTAKTRVGRGEASKGKTAGRGTKGTKARYQVPERFEGGQMPLHMRLPKLKGFKNPFRTEYQVVNLDKLATLYPEGGEVTVADLVAKGAVRNNHLVKVLGQGEISVALQVSVDAVSGSAKEKIAAAGGTVTELV comes from the coding sequence ATGGCGGAGAACAAGCCGCTGAAGGCGCATGACCTCCGGCCTGCCCCGGGTGCCAAGACCGCCAAGACCCGTGTGGGTCGTGGTGAGGCGTCCAAGGGTAAGACCGCTGGTCGTGGTACCAAGGGCACCAAGGCCCGTTACCAGGTTCCGGAGCGCTTCGAGGGTGGGCAGATGCCCCTCCACATGCGTCTCCCGAAGCTCAAGGGCTTCAAGAACCCGTTCCGCACCGAGTACCAGGTCGTGAACCTGGACAAGCTCGCGACGCTCTACCCCGAGGGTGGAGAGGTCACGGTGGCCGACCTGGTCGCCAAGGGCGCTGTGCGCAACAACCACCTCGTCAAGGTCCTCGGACAGGGCGAGATCTCCGTGGCGCTGCAGGTTTCGGTTGACGCCGTCTCCGGCTCCGCCAAGGAGAAGATTGCCGCCGCCGGCGGCACCGTCACTGAGCTCGTCTGA
- the rpmD gene encoding 50S ribosomal protein L30 yields MARLKITQTKSYIGSKQNHRDTLRSLGLKRLHDVVVKEDRPEFRGMVHTVRHLVTVEEVD; encoded by the coding sequence ATGGCCCGTCTCAAGATCACGCAGACGAAGTCGTACATCGGCAGCAAGCAGAACCACCGCGACACCCTTCGTTCGCTCGGGCTCAAGCGCCTGCACGACGTGGTTGTCAAGGAGGACCGCCCCGAGTTCCGCGGCATGGTGCACACCGTCCGCCACCTCGTGACGGTTGAGGAGGTCGACTGA
- the rpsE gene encoding 30S ribosomal protein S5, with the protein MAGPQRRGSGAGGGERRDRKGRDGGAAAAEKTAYVERVVAINRVAKVVKGGRRFSFTALVVVGDGDGTVGVGYGKAKEVPAAIAKGVEEAKKNFFKVPRIQGTIPHPIQGEKAAGVVLLKPASPGTGVIAGGPVRAVLECAGVHDILSKSLGSSNPINIVHATVAALQGLQRPEEIAARRGLPLEDVAPAALLRARAGAGA; encoded by the coding sequence ATGGCTGGACCCCAGCGCCGCGGAAGCGGTGCCGGTGGCGGCGAGCGGCGGGACCGGAAGGGCCGTGACGGCGGCGCAGCTGCCGCCGAGAAGACCGCGTACGTCGAGCGCGTCGTCGCGATCAACCGTGTCGCCAAGGTTGTGAAGGGTGGTCGTCGCTTCAGCTTCACCGCGCTGGTCGTGGTGGGCGATGGTGACGGCACCGTCGGTGTCGGATACGGCAAGGCCAAGGAAGTTCCCGCGGCCATCGCCAAGGGCGTTGAAGAGGCCAAGAAGAACTTCTTCAAGGTTCCGCGTATCCAGGGCACCATCCCTCACCCGATCCAGGGCGAGAAGGCTGCGGGCGTCGTTCTGCTCAAGCCCGCTTCCCCCGGTACCGGTGTGATCGCCGGTGGCCCGGTGCGCGCGGTTCTCGAGTGCGCCGGCGTCCACGACATCCTGTCGAAGTCGCTCGGTTCTTCGAACCCGATCAACATCGTGCACGCGACCGTGGCGGCCCTCCAGGGCCTGCAGCGTCCCGAGGAGATCGCGGCCCGCCGCGGTCTGCCCCTCGAGGACGTCGCCCCCGCGGCTCTGCTCCGTGCGCGTGCGGGAGCGGGTGCGTAA
- the rplR gene encoding 50S ribosomal protein L18, with translation MAYGVKIAKGDAYKRAALKRRHIRVRKHISGSPERPRLVVTRSNRHMVAQVIDDIAGHTLASASTLDVSIRGGEGDKSSQAKQVGALVAERAKAAGVEAVVFDRGGNQYAGRIAALADAAREAGLKF, from the coding sequence ATGGCATACGGCGTAAAGATCGCCAAGGGCGACGCGTACAAGCGTGCCGCTCTCAAGCGTCGCCACATCCGCGTCCGCAAGCACATCTCCGGTTCGCCGGAGCGTCCGCGCTTGGTTGTGACGCGTTCCAACCGCCACATGGTGGCTCAGGTCATCGACGACATCGCGGGCCACACGCTCGCGTCGGCGTCGACCCTGGACGTCTCCATCCGTGGTGGCGAGGGCGACAAGAGCAGCCAGGCCAAGCAGGTCGGCGCCCTGGTCGCCGAGCGTGCCAAGGCCGCAGGCGTCGAGGCCGTCGTGTTTGACCGCGGTGGTAACCAGTACGCCGGGCGGATTGCCGCTCTGGCTGACGCCGCCCGTGAAGCCGGGCTGAAGTTCTAA
- the rplF gene encoding 50S ribosomal protein L6 translates to MSRIGKLPIQVPAGVDVTIDGRTVAVKGPKGTLSHTVAAPIEVTKGEDGVLNVARPNDERQNKALHGLSRTLVANMITGVTTGYIKALEISGVGYRVQAKGSNLEFALGYSHPILIEAPEGITFKVESPTKFTVEGIDKQKVGETAAKIRKLRKPDPYKAKGVKYAGEVIRRKVGKAGK, encoded by the coding sequence ATGTCGCGAATCGGCAAGCTCCCCATCCAGGTTCCCGCCGGTGTGGACGTCACCATCGATGGCCGTACGGTCGCGGTGAAGGGCCCCAAGGGCACCCTCTCGCACACCGTTGCCGCGCCGATCGAGGTCACCAAGGGTGAGGACGGCGTCCTGAACGTCGCCCGCCCGAACGACGAGCGTCAGAACAAGGCCCTTCACGGCCTGTCCCGCACGCTGGTGGCGAACATGATCACCGGCGTGACCACGGGATACATCAAGGCGCTCGAGATCAGTGGTGTCGGTTACCGCGTCCAGGCGAAGGGCTCCAACCTGGAGTTCGCCCTGGGCTACAGCCACCCGATCCTGATCGAGGCCCCGGAGGGCATCACCTTCAAGGTGGAGTCCCCCACGAAGTTCACCGTCGAGGGCATCGACAAGCAGAAGGTCGGCGAGACCGCGGCCAAGATCCGCAAGCTGCGGAAGCCTGACCCGTACAAGGCCAAGGGCGTCAAGTACGCCGGCGAGGTCATCCGCCGCAAGGTCGGAAAGGCTGGTAAGTAG
- the rpsH gene encoding 30S ribosomal protein S8 yields the protein MTMTDPIADMLTRLRNANSAYHDDVTMPHSKIKSHIAEILQQEGFITGWKVEDAEVGKNLVLELKFGPNRERSIAGIKRISKPGLRVYAKSTNLPKVLGGLGVAIISTSHGLLTGQQASKKGVGGEVLAYVW from the coding sequence ATGACCATGACTGATCCCATCGCAGACATGCTCACGCGTCTGCGTAACGCGAACTCGGCGTATCACGACGACGTCACGATGCCGCACAGCAAGATCAAGTCGCACATCGCGGAGATCCTCCAGCAGGAGGGCTTCATCACCGGCTGGAAGGTCGAGGACGCCGAGGTCGGCAAGAACCTCGTCCTCGAGCTGAAGTTCGGCCCGAACCGCGAGCGCTCGATCGCCGGCATCAAGCGAATCTCGAAGCCGGGTCTGCGTGTATACGCAAAGTCCACCAACCTGCCGAAGGTCCTCGGCGGCCTGGGCGTGGCGATCATCTCCACGTCCCACGGTCTCCTGACCGGCCAGCAGGCCAGCAAGAAGGGCGTAGGTGGGGAAGTCCTCGCCTACGTCTGGTAG
- a CDS encoding type Z 30S ribosomal protein S14 — MAKKALIAKAARKPKFGVRGYTRCQRCGRPHSVYRKFGLCRVCLREMAHRGELPGVTKSSW; from the coding sequence GTGGCGAAGAAGGCTCTGATCGCTAAGGCCGCCCGTAAGCCGAAGTTCGGCGTTCGCGGGTACACCCGCTGCCAGCGCTGCGGCCGGCCCCACTCCGTCTACCGCAAGTTCGGCCTGTGCCGCGTGTGCCTTCGTGAGATGGCTCACCGTGGCGAGCTGCCGGGCGTGACCAAGAGCTCCTGGTAA
- the rplE gene encoding 50S ribosomal protein L5 encodes MTTTTAPRLKTRYREEIAGKLREEFSYENVMQIPGLVKIVVNMGVGDAARDSKLIDGAVRDLTTITGQKPAVTKARKSIAQFKLREGQPIGCHVTLRGDRMWEFLDRTLSLALPRIRDFRGLSPKQFDGRGNYTFGLTEQVMFHEIDQDKIDRVRGMDITVVTTATNDDEGRALLRHLGFPFKEN; translated from the coding sequence ATGACTACCACCACCGCGCCGCGTCTGAAGACGCGCTACCGCGAGGAAATCGCCGGCAAGCTGCGTGAGGAGTTCTCCTACGAGAACGTCATGCAGATCCCCGGTCTGGTCAAGATCGTGGTCAACATGGGTGTGGGCGACGCCGCCCGCGACTCCAAGCTGATCGATGGCGCCGTGCGCGACCTCACCACGATCACCGGTCAGAAGCCGGCCGTCACCAAGGCCCGCAAGTCGATCGCGCAGTTCAAGCTGCGCGAGGGGCAGCCGATCGGCTGCCACGTCACCCTCCGCGGTGACCGCATGTGGGAGTTCCTGGACCGTACGCTGTCGCTCGCGCTGCCGCGTATCCGTGACTTCCGTGGCCTGTCGCCCAAGCAGTTCGACGGCCGTGGCAACTACACCTTCGGTCTCACGGAGCAGGTCATGTTCCACGAGATCGACCAGGACAAGATCGACCGGGTCCGGGGCATGGACATCACCGTGGTCACCACGGCGACCAATGACGACGAGGGTCGTGCCCTCCTTCGTCACCTCGGCTTCCCGTTCAAGGAGAACTGA
- the rplX gene encoding 50S ribosomal protein L24 has product MKIKKGDLVQVITGKDKGKQGKVIVAYPAQDRVLVEGVNRVKKHTKAGQTARGSQTGGIVTTEAPVHVSNVQLVVEKDGKKVVTRVGYRFDDEGNKIRVAKRTGEDI; this is encoded by the coding sequence ATGAAGATCAAGAAGGGCGACCTGGTTCAGGTCATCACCGGTAAGGACAAGGGCAAGCAGGGCAAGGTCATCGTGGCCTACCCCGCTCAGGACCGCGTCCTCGTCGAGGGTGTCAACCGGGTCAAGAAGCACACGAAGGCCGGTCAGACCGCTCGCGGTTCGCAGACCGGTGGCATTGTGACGACCGAGGCGCCCGTCCACGTCAGCAACGTGCAGCTGGTTGTTGAGAAGGACGGCAAGAAGGTCGTTACTCGCGTCGGCTACCGCTTTGACGACGAGGGCAACAAGATCCGCGTTGCCAAGCGCACCGGTGAGGACATCTGA
- the rplN gene encoding 50S ribosomal protein L14 has product MIQQESRLRVADNTGAKEILTIRVLGGSGRRYAGIGDVIVATVKDAIPGGNVKKGDVVKAVIVRTVKERRRQDGSYIRFDENAAVILKNDGDPRGTRIFGPVGRELREKKFMKIISLAPEVL; this is encoded by the coding sequence GTGATCCAGCAGGAGTCGCGACTGCGTGTCGCCGACAACACGGGTGCGAAGGAAATTCTCACCATCCGTGTTCTCGGTGGCTCGGGTCGCCGCTACGCGGGCATCGGTGACGTCATCGTCGCCACCGTCAAGGACGCGATCCCCGGTGGCAACGTGAAGAAGGGTGACGTCGTCAAGGCCGTCATCGTTCGCACCGTCAAGGAGCGTCGTCGTCAGGATGGCTCGTACATCCGCTTCGACGAGAACGCCGCCGTCATTCTGAAGAACGACGGCGACCCCCGCGGCACCCGTATCTTCGGCCCGGTGGGCCGTGAGCTGCGCGAGAAGAAGTTCATGAAGATCATCTCGCTCGCGCCGGAGGTGCTGTAA
- the rpsQ gene encoding 30S ribosomal protein S17 — MSEKTVTETNTDRGFRKTREGLVVSDKMDKTVVVAVEDRVKHALYGKVIRRTNKLKAHDEQNAAGVGDRVLLMETRPLSATKRWRIVEILEKAK; from the coding sequence ATGAGCGAGAAGACTGTGACTGAGACGAACACCGACCGCGGATTCCGCAAGACCCGTGAGGGTCTGGTCGTCAGCGACAAGATGGACAAGACCGTCGTCGTCGCTGTCGAGGACCGTGTGAAGCACGCGCTGTACGGCAAGGTCATCCGCCGTACGAACAAGCTCAAGGCACACGACGAGCAGAACGCCGCCGGCGTCGGCGACCGCGTCCTCCTGATGGAGACCCGGCCGCTGTCCGCCACGAAGCGGTGGCGCATCGTCGAGATCCTCGAGAAGGCCAAGTAA
- the rpmC gene encoding 50S ribosomal protein L29, with amino-acid sequence MSAGTKASELRELGNEELLNKLREAKEELFNLRFQAATGQLENHGRLKSVRKDIARIYTLMRERELGIETVESA; translated from the coding sequence ATGTCGGCCGGTACCAAGGCGTCCGAGCTGCGCGAGCTGGGCAACGAGGAGCTCCTCAACAAGCTCCGCGAGGCCAAGGAAGAGCTGTTCAATCTCCGCTTCCAGGCGGCGACGGGCCAGCTCGAGAACCACGGCCGGCTCAAGTCCGTCCGTAAGGACATCGCCCGGATCTACACCCTGATGCGCGAGCGCGAGCTGGGCATCGAGACGGTGGAGAGCGCCTGA
- the rplP gene encoding 50S ribosomal protein L16, translating into MLIPRRVKHRKQHHPKRSGMSKGGTQVAFGEYGIQALTPAYVTNRQIESARIAMTRHIKRGGKVWINIYPDRPLTKKPAETRMGSGKGSPEWWIANVKPGRVMFELSYPNEKIAREALTRAAHKLPMKCRIVRREAGES; encoded by the coding sequence ATGCTGATCCCCCGTAGGGTCAAGCACCGCAAGCAGCACCACCCGAAGCGCAGCGGTATGTCCAAGGGTGGCACGCAGGTTGCGTTCGGCGAGTACGGCATCCAGGCGCTGACCCCGGCGTACGTGACGAACCGTCAGATCGAGTCCGCTCGTATCGCGATGACCCGTCACATCAAGCGTGGCGGCAAGGTCTGGATCAACATCTACCCGGACCGTCCCCTGACGAAGAAGCCGGCCGAGACCCGCATGGGTTCCGGTAAGGGTTCTCCCGAGTGGTGGATCGCGAACGTCAAGCCGGGTCGGGTGATGTTCGAGCTGTCCTACCCGAACGAGAAGATTGCTCGTGAGGCGCTCACCCGCGCTGCTCACAAGCTTCCGATGAAGTGCCGGATCGTTCGGCGCGAGGCAGGTGAGTCGTGA
- the rpsC gene encoding 30S ribosomal protein S3: protein MGQKVNPHGFRLGITTDFKSRWYADKLYKDYVKEDVAIRRMMTKGMERAGISKVEIERTRDRVRVDIHTARPGIVIGRRGAEADRIRGELEKLTGKQVQLNILEVKNPEVDAQLVAQAVAEQLSSRVSFRRAMRKSMQSSMKAGAKGIKIQCGGRLGGAEMSRSEFYREGRVPLHTLRANVDYGFFEAKTTFGRIGVKVWIYKGDVKNIAEVRAENAAARAGNRPARGGADRPAGRGGRGGERGGRGRKPQQSAPAAEAPKAEAPAAAPAAESTGTEA from the coding sequence ATGGGCCAGAAGGTAAACCCGCACGGGTTCCGGCTCGGCATCACCACGGACTTCAAGTCCCGTTGGTACGCCGACAAGCTGTACAAGGACTACGTCAAGGAAGACGTCGCCATTCGTCGCATGATGACGAAGGGCATGGAGCGGGCCGGCATCTCCAAGGTGGAGATCGAGCGCACCCGCGACCGCGTCCGCGTTGACATCCACACCGCCCGCCCGGGCATCGTCATCGGCCGCCGCGGCGCCGAGGCCGACCGAATCCGTGGCGAGCTGGAGAAGCTGACCGGCAAGCAGGTCCAGCTGAACATCCTCGAGGTCAAGAACCCCGAGGTGGACGCTCAGCTGGTGGCCCAGGCCGTCGCCGAGCAGCTCTCCTCCCGCGTCTCCTTCCGTCGTGCGATGCGCAAGAGCATGCAGAGCTCGATGAAGGCCGGCGCCAAGGGCATCAAGATCCAGTGCGGTGGCCGCCTCGGCGGCGCCGAGATGTCCCGCTCGGAGTTCTACCGCGAGGGCCGTGTGCCCCTGCACACCCTCCGTGCGAACGTCGACTACGGCTTCTTCGAGGCCAAGACGACCTTCGGCCGCATCGGCGTGAAGGTCTGGATCTACAAGGGCGACGTCAAGAACATCGCCGAGGTCCGCGCCGAGAACGCTGCTGCCCGTGCGGGCAACCGCCCGGCCCGTGGCGGCGCTGACCGTCCGGCCGGCCGCGGTGGCCGCGGTGGCGAGCGTGGCGGCCGCGGCCGCAAGCCGCAGCAGTCGGCTCCGGCCGCCGAGGCCCCCAAGGCCGAGGCGCCCGCCGCTGCTCCGGCTGCTGAGAGCACCGGAACGGAGGCCTGA
- the rplV gene encoding 50S ribosomal protein L22: MEARAQARYIRVTPMKARRVVDLIRGMDATEAQAVLRFAPQAASVPVGKVLDSAIANAAHNYDHTDASSLVISEAYVDEGPTLKRFRPRAQGRAYRIRKRTSHITVVVSSKEGTR; encoded by the coding sequence ATGGAAGCCAGGGCCCAGGCGCGGTACATCCGCGTCACGCCCATGAAGGCCCGCCGAGTGGTGGACCTCATCCGTGGCATGGATGCCACGGAGGCTCAGGCGGTCCTGCGTTTCGCCCCGCAGGCCGCGAGCGTGCCGGTTGGCAAGGTGCTGGACAGCGCCATCGCCAACGCTGCACACAACTACGACCACACCGACGCCTCTTCGCTGGTCATCAGCGAGGCGTATGTGGACGAGGGCCCGACCCTGAAGCGGTTCCGTCCGCGTGCTCAGGGCCGTGCCTACCGGATCCGTAAGCGGACCAGCCACATCACCGTGGTCGTCAGCAGCAAGGAAGGAACCCGGTAA